In a single window of the Pseudomonadota bacterium genome:
- a CDS encoding molybdenum cofactor guanylyltransferase, giving the protein MSGRFGAVVLAGGQSRRLGRDKALLDIDGVACARRVLEAVRPLVGEICVVGGSNRFADWGVAWLPDAVTDAGPLGGLITGLRALDADASFALACDLPLLSTPVLARLQQAFEAAPEAPAVVVRHAGRLEPLVAIYNRAALPALEAALSRGERALHRVLARLPVREVDAESLRDVDIHLDGFLNLNTEDDAARIRARLDGGRE; this is encoded by the coding sequence ATGAGCGGTCGCTTCGGCGCCGTGGTGCTTGCGGGAGGGCAATCCCGTCGCCTCGGTCGCGACAAGGCCTTGCTCGACATCGATGGCGTGGCCTGCGCGCGGCGGGTGCTCGAGGCGGTGCGCCCACTGGTCGGTGAGATCTGTGTCGTGGGGGGCAGCAACCGTTTCGCGGATTGGGGAGTGGCCTGGCTGCCGGATGCGGTGACCGATGCCGGTCCGCTTGGCGGCCTCATCACCGGGCTTCGTGCCCTCGACGCGGATGCGTCTTTCGCACTGGCTTGTGATCTGCCGCTGCTTTCGACGCCCGTTCTGGCGCGGCTGCAGCAAGCGTTCGAAGCGGCGCCGGAAGCGCCCGCCGTGGTGGTGCGCCACGCAGGCCGCCTCGAACCGCTGGTCGCCATCTACAACCGCGCCGCCCTGCCAGCCCTCGAGGCGGCCCTGTCCCGGGGAGAGCGCGCGCTGCACCGCGTGCTCGCGCGCCTGCCCGTGCGCGAGGTCGACGCCGAGTCGCTGCGCGACGTCGACATACACCTCGACGGTTTCCTCAATCTGAACACGGAGGACGATGCGGCGCGCATCCGTGCGCGGCTCGACGGGGGAAGGGAATGA
- a CDS encoding bifunctional riboflavin kinase/FAD synthetase, with product PVELDGGLVSSTRIRTCVAEGAVEEAARLLGRPYFAYGRVVHGDKRGRTIGFPTANLEVGEGKLLPADGVYAVRVRIGDAWRDGVANLGVRPTFGERRRVLEAHLFGVDADLYGREAEIAFARRIREERRFDDVRALIAQIDRDVEAAREML from the coding sequence GCCCGTCGAGCTCGACGGTGGCCTCGTTTCGAGCACCCGAATCCGCACGTGCGTGGCCGAGGGCGCGGTTGAAGAGGCCGCCCGCCTGCTGGGCCGCCCGTACTTCGCGTATGGACGGGTGGTGCACGGCGACAAGCGCGGCCGCACCATCGGCTTTCCCACGGCCAACCTCGAGGTCGGCGAGGGCAAGCTGCTGCCGGCCGATGGCGTGTACGCGGTGCGCGTTCGCATCGGCGACGCGTGGCGTGATGGGGTGGCCAACCTCGGTGTTCGTCCCACCTTCGGCGAGCGCCGGCGGGTGCTCGAGGCGCACCTCTTCGGGGTCGACGCCGACCTCTACGGGCGCGAGGCTGAGATCGCCTTCGCGCGGCGTATCCGCGAGGAGCGTCGTTTCGACGACGTGCGCGCGCTCATCGCCCAGATCGACCGCGACGTGGAGGCGGCGCGCGAGATGCTATGA